The Lactuca sativa cultivar Salinas chromosome 2, Lsat_Salinas_v11, whole genome shotgun sequence genome includes the window TGCAAACAACCATATCTACCCTCTTGCTTGGGCTATGGTTGCAGTGGAGAGTAAAGAAACATGGAAGTGGTTTGTCGACCTTATCCTTGATGACATTGAAATGGGAAATAGGCATGGATTGACATTAATATCAGACCAACACAAAGTAATGATTTTATATACTCTCTTCATTTAATACTCAATTTATATGAAGCTTATGTTTTGTTTATAATGCTTACAGGGATTACTTGAGGCTGTCAAGGAAAGGGTGCTTGCAGCAGAGCATAGACAATGTGCCAGACACATATGTgctaattttttgaaaaaatttaagGGGAAACAATTCAGTAAACTTATTTGGTATGCTGCTGCTTCTACTACCCAGGCTAAATTTAAGCAGCATATGAATGAAATCAAGAAGCTAGAACTACTTGCCTATGATCATCTGATGGAGAGGGATCCTAAAACTTGGAGTAAAGCATTCTTTGAGATTGATAGGGCATGTGATGCATATGAAAATGGTGTATTTGAGAGTTTTAACTCAGTCATTGATGATGCCAGGAAGAGACCTCTAATAACTATGTTAGAGGAAATTAGAATTTATGTTATGGAGAGACTTTGTATACAGAAAAGTAAGGGAAGTTCTTTGGGAGACTTACACATATTTCCTTCCATTAGACTAAAATTGTCTAAGATTAAGGCACTTCAAAGGTTAGTGGTTGTACCATCTGGTTATCAATTGTTTATACTTACATATTTATGTGTATCATTCAATTGTTTATACTTACATTTATATGTGTGTGTGGATAGATTTTGGAGAGTTGTAGCATCTGGTTATCAAGAATTTGAAGTGAGGCTTGGATATGATGCATATTCTGTAGACCTTGGTAAGAAGACATGTGCATCTAAAGCTTGGCAATTAACTGGTTACCCTTGTGTGCATGCATATGCTGCCATTTCAAACCTCAATAGGGATCTAGAGGACTATGTATCTCCATGGTTGACGACAACAATGTCTGGTAATGCATATATGTACACCATTAAGCCACTCAATGGCAGTGATATGTGGTCTGATGTTGATTACATCAAACCATTGCCTCCCAAAAATAGAAGGATGTCAGGAAGACCATCAACAAAAAGGAAAAGGGATCAAATTGAGAGAGAACTAAAGGGCAATAAGCATACAGTCTCAAAAAGGGGTATGGTCATGAGATGCAACATCTGTAGGGAAACAGGGCATAATAAAACCAAATGTCCTTAAAAACCAATTGGGaaatcatgtcacacccccaaaccaaggatggcggaaacgtccgggggtagaggacttcatgtacagtatcacaacaacgtgtacaataatgctcaaagtaaataaaaccatcataaatataattgaaaaagttacaccaaagtatatgtttacatgtttcaaaatcaattacattatgatgacaaaaataaattgttgacggtttaacgtcccatcctcaaagcgctgaagttttcctgtttcactgatttcctgagaatacaagtagttttgaaagagtgtcaacaattaagttggtgagttcataagagttttgtttggagtataaaccgttttccttataaaatcgatatagttgatttccagaaaatccaatattttcttagttaagtgtgaatagaatattcctatatgatacattaatgaaccctagaatgacccgtagaCTTCTCCTAtgatcgtccagcgtatataagttatataagatattagttgataaaacgttgaatataatgggtctgccctaggtccacaaccaaacaaggaacaggagatgaggcgggcccaccaattctaagccaatcacgactagattctatataactctagcatatacacttagaaattatagttGAAAACTAACAATGCGAAAGTGAATGTGGACTTAAACCCAATAACCGGAACCAATCCTAGTGCagtgtacgaaatagtaatagtgactgtgaacataaactatacatatcatagttcatcagatagtgatagtgactagtgaacatgaactatgcatattatagtttaccaaaagtggtggtgatggggaatataacctatacatatcatagttcaccaaatagtgatagtggtagtgaacatgaactgtgcatattatagcttatc containing:
- the LOC111902793 gene encoding uncharacterized protein LOC111902793, translated to MRLSDGNRYDLDDKEEEDDKEEEDDNDEDDNLDGIGNLSDDDESNDGMDDKVVFPVHDEKQEWDKMVPVIGMKFANPMQLNLCVTNYAVKNGYDLWYEKSDHNWLLVKCCKAWMTNERSFQIKSLIDNHNCSRVFKFGFIVSYKWIMNHFMIEILQKPKMSVRKLKAKVSKRFNLNASVGQCKNARRYAFKEIEATLKEHYAKTWSYGEELRRTNPGSTMKMDVDVMPGGTTYFSKFYVCLKGVKDGWIQDCRRVIGLHGCFLKGICRVESKETWKWFVDLILDDIEMGNRHGLTLISDQHKGLLEAVKERVLAAEHRQCARHICANFLKKFKGKQFSKLIWYAAASTTQAKFKQHMNEIKKLELLAYDHLMERDPKTWSKAFFEIDRACDAYENGVFESFNSVIDDARKRPLITMLEEIRIYVMERLCIQKSKGSSLGDLHIFPSIRLKLSKIKALQRFWRVVASGYQEFEVRLGYDAYSVDLGKKTCASKAWQLTGYPCVHAYAAISNLNRDLEDYVSPWLTTTMSGNAYMYTIKPLNGSDMWSDVDYIKPLPPKNRRMSGRPSTKRKRDQIERELKGNKHTVSKRGMVMRCNICRETGHNKTKCP